A stretch of Pseudoprevotella muciniphila DNA encodes these proteins:
- a CDS encoding CHASE2 domain-containing protein: MKSTLIHILSTIGFFDVLSLLILCTPLALFFNLSKLDPTYWLSNFSTNHNQLTTKTLYEIYNANHNGDDEINEILTLVDVKDITSRKKLATLIDTIYNMNPIGIAVDFMFPSPQEVSTDRALVETVKKVKDKTFFAYMLKDFDKQSNSFCNSEHSFFLNPNYPEWFCDSVKEGYANMKNNGTSESVWKYSVVEKINNKKVFSLPAMLIGEECFNDYQPHESYIINYKRINVKKLSPDSLDYNKIKDHFVIVGSYKYSGDRFDSPLGMIPGMLVHAYIVQSINCDTVTEQSPTGNFRMTVTALLILIIVLILTDVFVYFLRIKCNYTFGAMIIDGIFPSIFIGIIAVVLVKAYSYHLLMDNNVFAHGQSAINGILIAAAIIKVIYTSLIIYLSRHKTCNRICSFSIYYKINNH; this comes from the coding sequence ATGAAATCAACGCTTATACATATATTATCAACGATTGGATTTTTTGATGTCTTATCGCTTCTCATCTTATGTACTCCTCTTGCCTTATTTTTTAATCTTTCGAAGTTAGACCCTACATATTGGTTAAGCAATTTTTCAACGAATCATAATCAACTCACAACGAAAACTTTATATGAAATCTATAACGCCAACCACAATGGAGATGACGAAATTAATGAAATTCTAACACTTGTTGATGTCAAAGATATTACTAGTCGAAAGAAATTGGCTACTCTCATTGACACCATATACAACATGAATCCAATTGGTATAGCAGTAGATTTCATGTTTCCATCTCCACAAGAAGTATCGACTGACAGGGCTTTGGTTGAAACTGTAAAAAAGGTAAAAGACAAGACTTTTTTTGCGTATATGTTAAAAGATTTTGACAAACAATCTAACTCTTTTTGTAATTCAGAGCATTCATTCTTTCTGAATCCAAATTATCCTGAATGGTTTTGCGATTCTGTTAAGGAAGGTTACGCTAACATGAAAAACAACGGAACTAGTGAATCTGTATGGAAATATAGTGTTGTTGAAAAAATAAATAACAAAAAAGTATTCTCTTTACCAGCGATGCTTATAGGAGAAGAATGCTTTAACGATTATCAACCACATGAGTCTTATATTATTAACTATAAAAGAATTAATGTAAAGAAACTATCACCTGATAGTTTAGATTACAACAAAATCAAAGACCATTTTGTTATTGTTGGTTCATACAAATATAGTGGAGATAGATTTGACAGTCCTTTGGGCATGATCCCGGGCATGCTCGTACATGCCTATATAGTACAATCAATAAATTGCGACACCGTGACTGAGCAATCCCCCACAGGAAATTTTCGTATGACAGTTACAGCTTTGTTAATACTTATTATTGTATTAATCTTGACAGACGTTTTTGTCTATTTTTTAAGAATAAAATGTAATTATACATTTGGAGCCATGATTATTGATGGTATTTTTCCATCAATATTCATAGGCATAATTGCAGTTGTGCTAGTAAAAGCTTATAGTTATCATTTACTAATGGACAATAACGTTTTTGCGCATGGACAATCTGCAATAAATGGAATTCTTATTGCGGCTGCAATCATTAAAGTTATATACACATCACTTATTATTTATCTTAGTAGACATAAAACTTGTAACAGAATTTGCAGTTTCTCTATTTATTATAAAATCAATAATCATTAA
- a CDS encoding CHAT domain-containing protein, with protein sequence MKHLKTAIPFILSLLCSFLESYAQTIKENSTINTINKKDDYSIIDSLNGQDYIAFNNSDSVLCVIRRNKESLSLESLFPEYKEIKIIANSEGRYLLCRKTDKSSYIYDYKLKKEYPTIYHNERKHYDSLVYLGLRTKEPIFHDYQSDMFGLNGFYAGLNAEESGLNTDSLYNDKVSIYNEYIGKVFVPLAEIPIGHFVCFDLDNYTETLNYQIPINNSENSDSINETSFYISIPKLNNLDNIKENILYWIADCYAVSKGEYFICDIRNIKDEKSLIESIINYFNNNLTSNESIHETFLVCPLYKSNEYASFFIEYSRHSEAEGDVECAFAATFDIRQGIRLTLSDIVNEEGKEYIYNYLRDHYYRDLNISFFRMPVAIDKEGLKFFMGERESSFEVVTSILNSVNNYGLEDYIDALKTPFIPYQNIESYLRINISDTCKTITDHLNYCFKPLENIVNSFNPHKTQHKIDTYSRFIDDTYFENINNSYNRHYAKSIQNEKPELSANIYERLLEEFQTTAADNSIRNNYYYSVFLTANNYYKKEEYDKADSICNYLLNEMPINTTRPLSTNYSFYILFNKIISEPNLQNFNPNTSIYDYSTDEGFNVHIDALILLSKIRKKQNDSKGEREYAIISTDLIIPYLQSKIFSISRELRTGLWQHYRNWLLFDLVEIAVHSRENQITSSAYGALLFGKGLLLNSEVSLMKHILNGTNEEAKILLSEYNKIKADIEKYRRIGRLDKCNELSYQLNDIHKSLTYNVDYSNYIEKQKVSLNQVDSCLHNDEIAIEFTDLPNKQDTTYYAFVLCPNDTTPKIVKLCSNGDLRNTSKNDISNGNLYNVIWGNLEDYLTATKTIFFSPSGILNTLPIESAIDIYTNQRVNSIYNIYRLSSTREIAVARDTAFNHQSGDYHYGLLVGGLNYDNDRYNTKQKSFTEDNNEPLFREGLKINKVDYLPATKKEIECIEPLMYHIENVKKVGVLTNDKGTEPAFKYYSQYPISLLHIATHGFYINDDNYSRLDKNNYFSIIGRNYRDIEEKGLIRSGLVFAGVNKVLKNNKKISSNNDGILTAMEISSLDLHGVDLAILSACQTGTGIISNDGVIGIQRGFKKAGVNSILMSLWSVNDESTSIFMTKFYEALAKYNDKQQALNEAQNYLIVNTKYKDPHYWAAFVLLDGIR encoded by the coding sequence ATGAAACATCTTAAAACAGCAATTCCTTTCATTCTAAGTCTTTTATGTTCTTTTCTTGAATCATATGCACAGACTATTAAGGAAAACTCTACAATCAATACAATCAATAAAAAAGACGATTATTCTATTATTGATAGTTTAAATGGTCAAGATTACATTGCATTTAACAATAGTGACAGCGTTTTATGCGTAATTCGAAGAAATAAAGAATCTCTATCTCTTGAAAGCCTTTTTCCTGAATACAAAGAGATTAAAATAATAGCTAATTCAGAAGGACGCTATTTGTTATGCCGAAAGACTGATAAAAGTTCATATATATATGACTATAAACTAAAGAAAGAATATCCTACAATCTATCATAATGAGAGAAAGCATTACGATTCCCTTGTTTATCTTGGTTTAAGAACAAAAGAACCAATTTTTCACGACTATCAATCTGACATGTTTGGCCTTAATGGTTTTTACGCAGGATTAAATGCAGAAGAATCAGGACTGAATACAGATTCACTTTATAATGATAAAGTATCTATTTACAATGAATACATAGGTAAAGTTTTTGTCCCATTAGCAGAAATACCAATAGGACACTTTGTTTGTTTTGATTTAGACAATTATACAGAGACCTTAAATTATCAAATACCTATTAATAATTCTGAAAATTCCGATTCTATTAATGAGACTTCTTTTTATATTAGTATCCCTAAGTTGAATAATTTGGATAATATTAAAGAAAACATCTTATACTGGATTGCAGATTGTTATGCCGTTTCAAAAGGAGAATACTTTATCTGCGACATTAGAAATATTAAGGATGAGAAATCCTTAATTGAAAGCATTATAAACTATTTCAATAACAACCTCACATCCAACGAATCCATTCATGAAACCTTTCTAGTTTGCCCACTATACAAATCAAACGAATATGCATCATTTTTCATAGAGTATTCTCGACATTCAGAGGCAGAGGGAGATGTAGAGTGCGCATTTGCAGCGACTTTTGATATAAGACAAGGCATACGTCTAACGCTTTCTGATATTGTGAATGAAGAAGGGAAAGAATATATTTATAATTATTTAAGAGATCATTATTATAGAGATCTTAACATTTCATTCTTTAGAATGCCTGTGGCCATTGATAAAGAAGGACTAAAATTCTTTATGGGAGAGAGAGAGAGTAGTTTTGAAGTTGTAACGTCTATCCTAAATAGTGTAAACAATTATGGATTAGAAGATTATATTGACGCCTTAAAGACGCCTTTTATTCCTTATCAAAATATCGAAAGTTATCTTAGAATTAATATCAGTGACACATGTAAAACTATAACAGACCATTTGAATTATTGTTTTAAACCTTTAGAGAATATAGTAAATTCTTTTAATCCACATAAAACCCAACATAAAATTGACACTTATAGTCGTTTCATTGATGATACATATTTCGAAAATATAAATAATAGTTACAACAGACACTATGCAAAAAGTATTCAGAATGAAAAGCCAGAATTGTCAGCCAACATCTACGAACGTTTATTAGAAGAATTCCAAACCACTGCAGCAGATAATTCAATTAGAAATAATTACTATTATTCAGTGTTTCTAACTGCAAATAATTATTATAAGAAAGAGGAATATGATAAAGCAGACAGCATTTGTAATTATCTACTGAATGAAATGCCTATAAATACGACAAGACCATTATCCACAAATTATTCTTTTTATATACTTTTTAATAAAATCATTAGTGAGCCAAATCTTCAAAACTTCAATCCTAATACGAGCATTTATGACTATAGTACAGATGAAGGATTTAACGTTCATATAGACGCACTAATTCTTCTTTCAAAAATACGAAAAAAACAAAATGACTCAAAAGGAGAAAGAGAATATGCGATTATATCTACCGATTTAATTATACCATATCTACAATCAAAAATATTCTCAATTTCTAGAGAACTTCGAACTGGGTTATGGCAACATTATCGCAACTGGCTATTATTTGACTTAGTTGAAATTGCTGTGCATTCAAGAGAGAATCAGATAACGAGTTCAGCATATGGGGCTCTCTTATTTGGGAAAGGACTTCTTTTAAATTCAGAAGTTTCTTTAATGAAACATATACTAAACGGAACCAATGAAGAAGCAAAGATATTACTTTCTGAATATAACAAGATTAAGGCGGATATTGAAAAGTATAGAAGAATTGGAAGACTAGATAAATGTAACGAATTATCTTATCAACTAAATGACATTCATAAAAGTCTTACATACAATGTAGACTATTCCAATTATATAGAAAAACAAAAAGTCTCGCTAAATCAGGTAGATAGTTGTTTACATAATGATGAGATTGCAATAGAATTTACAGATTTACCAAATAAACAAGATACCACATACTATGCATTTGTGCTATGCCCCAATGATACAACACCAAAGATTGTCAAATTATGCTCAAATGGTGACTTAAGAAATACATCCAAAAATGACATCTCTAACGGTAATTTGTATAATGTGATTTGGGGGAACTTAGAAGATTACCTTACTGCAACTAAAACAATTTTCTTTTCTCCTTCTGGAATTCTCAACACTTTGCCTATAGAATCCGCTATAGATATATATACTAATCAAAGAGTTAATTCTATTTACAATATATATAGACTTTCTTCTACACGAGAAATCGCAGTAGCAAGAGATACGGCTTTTAATCATCAGAGTGGAGATTATCATTATGGACTGCTTGTCGGAGGACTTAATTACGATAATGACAGGTATAACACAAAACAAAAAAGTTTTACGGAAGATAACAACGAACCTCTATTTAGAGAGGGATTGAAAATAAATAAAGTAGATTACTTGCCAGCTACAAAAAAGGAAATTGAATGCATAGAACCTTTAATGTATCACATAGAAAATGTTAAAAAGGTTGGTGTGCTTACTAATGATAAAGGCACTGAGCCTGCTTTTAAGTATTATTCGCAATATCCTATTTCATTGCTTCACATAGCCACTCATGGGTTTTATATCAATGATGATAATTATTCGAGATTAGACAAGAATAACTATTTTTCAATCATTGGGAGAAACTATAGAGATATTGAAGAAAAAGGTCTTATACGTTCGGGGCTCGTATTTGCAGGAGTTAACAAAGTCTTAAAGAATAATAAAAAAATCTCCAGCAACAATGATGGAATTTTGACAGCAATGGAAATAAGTTCATTAGATTTACACGGAGTAGATCTCGCAATACTCTCAGCTTGTCAAACAGGCACTGGCATTATAAGTAATGATGGAGTTATCGGAATACAAAGAGGTTTTAAAAAGGCTGGTGTAAATTCTATTCTAATGAGTTTATGGTCAGTTAACGATGAGTCAACATCTATCTTTATGACTAAATTTTATGAAGCACTCGCTAAATATAATGACAAACAGCAAGCACTTAATGAAGCACAAAACTATTTAATTGTTAATACTAAATATAAAGACCCACATTATTGGGCTGCATTTGTATTGTTGGATGGTATAAGATAA
- the trhA gene encoding PAQR family membrane homeostasis protein TrhA: protein MSIKYTQKEELINSLSHAGGIILGIVFGIIFLVWCNRSDNGFARAGVILYLVGMLLSYVASTIYHALPQTIKARAFLRKCDHAAIYWHIAGSYSPITLVALREQGWWGWGLFSFVWMCAIAGTIVSFIKLKDHSNFETICFIGMGLSVLICFKPLIDAVSTAAVVWIIAEGVCYITGALFYTLHKRTYMHSIFHFFVLAGSICHIIAIWDMLVEYL from the coding sequence ATGTCTATCAAATACACCCAAAAAGAAGAACTCATAAATTCCCTGTCTCATGCCGGAGGTATCATCCTCGGCATAGTCTTTGGCATCATTTTCCTCGTATGGTGCAACCGCTCCGATAACGGCTTCGCGCGCGCAGGAGTAATCCTCTATTTGGTAGGCATGCTCCTTTCTTACGTAGCCTCAACGATATATCATGCCTTGCCGCAAACAATTAAGGCTAGGGCGTTTCTGCGCAAATGTGACCACGCGGCCATCTATTGGCACATAGCAGGCAGTTATTCGCCCATCACACTCGTGGCACTTCGCGAACAAGGCTGGTGGGGGTGGGGGCTCTTCTCCTTCGTTTGGATGTGCGCAATAGCAGGCACCATCGTAAGTTTCATCAAACTCAAAGACCACAGCAATTTTGAAACTATCTGTTTCATAGGCATGGGACTTTCAGTCCTTATCTGTTTCAAGCCCCTCATCGATGCAGTAAGCACGGCTGCAGTAGTCTGGATTATTGCAGAAGGTGTCTGCTACATCACAGGAGCACTTTTCTACACCCTCCACAAGCGCACGTACATGCACAGCATCTTCCACTTTTTCGTCCTCGCTGGCAGCATCTGCCACATTATCGCCATCTGGGATATGCTCGTGGAATACCTTTAG
- a CDS encoding dipeptidase yields MKKILSSIISVAITVPTLACTNFLVGKDASADGSTFISYSADSYGMYGKLLYYPAAKHAKGEMRRIVDGDTNHYLGEIPEAPETYSVIGNINEYQVSIMETTFGGREELVDPDGKIDYVSLMALGMQRAKTAREAIKVMTDLVQQYGYASEGESFSVADPNEVWIMEMIGKGPNEKGAVWVAVRIPDDCIAVHANHSRIHQFDMKDKKNVMYSKDVVDFARKKGFFSGSDEEFSFSKAYAPADFGAIRYCETRAWSFFNLWVEGMDKYLDYADGRHIDTAEPFPLYMKPKRKLSLKDVMNSMRDHYENTPFDITKDVGAGPFSGPYRTTPLSWEHEGKKYFNERPISTMQSSYTVVAQMRSTLPNAIGGILWFGNDDANMIAYTPVYCCTTTVPKCYDVNTANDVTFSWESAFWVCNWVANMTYPRYSHIFPAVFAVREKLENGYIQSQPETEAKALALYNSNPHEAKAFLNDYTNKTAADMLEQWKKLGEYIIVKYNDQCVKPEVDGKFKMTRDGIAVPPQRPGYDDMFKEIIVKESGERYKMPEK; encoded by the coding sequence ATGAAGAAAATTCTTTCATCAATCATATCTGTAGCCATTACAGTTCCAACTCTGGCGTGCACGAACTTTCTTGTAGGAAAAGACGCTTCAGCAGATGGTAGCACTTTCATATCATATAGCGCAGATTCATACGGCATGTATGGAAAACTCCTCTACTATCCGGCAGCAAAACATGCTAAAGGCGAAATGCGACGTATTGTAGATGGAGATACAAACCATTATCTCGGAGAAATTCCGGAAGCACCGGAGACATATAGTGTCATAGGCAATATCAACGAATATCAGGTCTCCATAATGGAAACAACGTTTGGAGGACGCGAAGAACTGGTTGACCCTGATGGAAAGATTGATTATGTAAGCCTGATGGCGCTGGGTATGCAGCGCGCCAAGACGGCTCGTGAGGCCATCAAGGTTATGACAGATCTCGTGCAGCAATATGGGTATGCCAGCGAGGGCGAGAGTTTTTCCGTTGCAGACCCCAACGAAGTGTGGATCATGGAAATGATAGGAAAAGGACCCAATGAGAAGGGTGCTGTTTGGGTGGCAGTGCGTATCCCCGACGACTGTATTGCAGTACATGCCAACCATAGCCGTATTCATCAGTTCGATATGAAGGACAAAAAGAATGTGATGTATAGCAAGGATGTCGTGGATTTCGCGCGTAAAAAAGGCTTTTTCTCAGGTAGCGATGAAGAATTCTCATTCTCGAAAGCCTACGCTCCTGCCGATTTTGGTGCTATACGCTATTGTGAGACACGTGCCTGGAGTTTCTTCAATCTGTGGGTGGAAGGCATGGATAAATACTTAGACTATGCCGACGGACGACATATAGATACCGCAGAGCCATTCCCGCTCTATATGAAGCCCAAGCGCAAACTCTCATTGAAGGATGTGATGAACTCTATGCGCGACCACTACGAAAACACGCCTTTCGACATAACAAAAGATGTAGGAGCAGGTCCCTTCTCCGGTCCTTATCGCACAACTCCTCTTTCTTGGGAGCACGAAGGCAAGAAGTATTTCAACGAACGCCCCATTTCTACAATGCAGTCATCATATACTGTAGTAGCGCAGATGCGAAGCACACTGCCCAATGCCATCGGTGGCATACTGTGGTTCGGAAACGACGATGCCAACATGATAGCATACACACCTGTCTATTGTTGCACAACAACAGTACCAAAGTGTTACGACGTAAACACAGCCAACGACGTTACTTTCTCCTGGGAGTCGGCATTCTGGGTATGCAACTGGGTGGCAAACATGACCTATCCGCGCTACAGCCACATCTTCCCGGCTGTTTTTGCAGTGCGCGAAAAACTCGAAAATGGCTATATCCAAAGTCAGCCGGAAACAGAAGCTAAAGCACTTGCATTATACAACTCTAATCCGCATGAAGCAAAGGCTTTTCTCAACGACTATACAAACAAAACGGCTGCGGATATGCTGGAACAATGGAAAAAACTCGGAGAATATATCATCGTGAAATACAATGACCAATGCGTAAAACCGGAAGTTGATGGCAAGTTCAAAATGACACGCGACGGCATTGCCGTACCGCCACAACGTCCAGGATACGATGACATGTTCAAGGAGATAATAGTAAAGGAATCAGGCGAACGCTATAAAATGCCTGAAAAATAG
- the nadC gene encoding carboxylating nicotinate-nucleotide diphosphorylase, which produces MYTVNELNDRLIDLAFSEDIGDGDHTTLCCIPEDAMGKQKLLIKEEGILAGVRIAKEIFHRFDPQLDVEVFINDGAHVKPGDVAMIVTGKVRSLLQTERLMLNVMQRMSGIATMTNEYVRRLEGTKTRVLDTRKTTPGMRMLEKEAVKIGGGVNHRIGLFDMILLKDNHVDFAGGIGNALDRCHEYLNNNHLNLKVEIEVRNFEELNEALENGGADRIMLDNFSVENTKKAVEIVAGRAETESSGGITLDTLRDYAECGVDFISVGALTHSVKCLDMSFKAV; this is translated from the coding sequence ATGTACACTGTAAACGAACTCAATGACAGACTGATAGACCTCGCTTTCTCAGAGGATATCGGCGACGGTGATCACACCACGCTTTGCTGCATACCCGAAGACGCAATGGGTAAGCAGAAGTTGCTGATTAAAGAGGAAGGCATTCTTGCCGGAGTAAGAATAGCAAAAGAGATATTCCACCGTTTCGACCCGCAACTCGATGTCGAGGTGTTTATAAACGACGGTGCGCACGTTAAACCTGGCGATGTAGCAATGATTGTTACAGGGAAGGTGAGAAGCCTGCTGCAAACTGAAAGGCTTATGCTGAACGTGATGCAAAGAATGAGCGGTATCGCAACAATGACAAACGAGTACGTAAGACGACTTGAAGGGACCAAAACACGTGTGCTCGACACGAGAAAAACAACTCCGGGCATGCGTATGCTTGAAAAAGAAGCCGTTAAAATCGGGGGTGGTGTGAACCATCGTATCGGACTTTTTGACATGATTCTTCTAAAAGACAATCACGTTGACTTTGCAGGTGGTATAGGAAATGCCCTCGACCGCTGCCACGAATACCTGAACAACAACCACCTCAACCTGAAAGTGGAGATAGAAGTCCGCAATTTCGAAGAACTGAACGAAGCACTCGAAAACGGTGGTGCCGACAGAATAATGCTCGACAATTTCTCAGTAGAAAACACAAAAAAGGCAGTAGAAATCGTAGCTGGGAGGGCAGAAACAGAATCGAGCGGGGGTATTACGCTCGACACACTTAGAGATTATGCCGAATGTGGCGTGGATTTTATTTCTGTAGGGGCATTGACGCATTCTGTGAAGTGTCTCGATATGTCGTTCAAAGCAGTATAA
- a CDS encoding ABC transporter ATP-binding protein yields the protein MANAKAGNKTRKVSELMKWLWKVWKVHRFQAVLNIVVGILLVVLDLAFVWATKNSIDTATGQSQTFSLTFSFILLGIIVVLQIALSLASRWIRALLGVKAQNRMRRYIFSHLLESEWMKAKKYHTGDLLNRIEQDVTNVITFLTENLPSLLTTIFQFIGAFVFLFWMDHKLALIIVMILPFFLIISKLYVKKMRVLTHLVRDSESKIQSIIQESLQHSLLLKTLSRKNSMIAKLFGAQEQLQDEIVTRTIYSSVSSGVMNIGFATGYLVTFIWGVSSLSAGAITYGALIAFIQLVSQIQGPVRTLTKFIPVFIGSFTATERLMAMDEIPKEKNSKEEPLDAPLGISVRNVTFRYEPDSKIILDNLSLEFSPGSITAIVGETGAGKTTLIRLLLSVLQPTSGEVIITDAERGEHVVTPGTRVNFSYVPQGNTLLSGTIRENLLLGNPKANEDDMRVALSMAAADFVFSREEGLDARCGEVGDGFSEGQAQRISIARALLKDNPILLFDEATSSLDTETEKKVIKNIISGKKGRTMIFVTHRPEIIKYCTQTIELIEKNELNNNKYVHCKRTQ from the coding sequence ATGGCGAACGCAAAAGCAGGGAACAAAACGCGCAAGGTTAGCGAACTGATGAAATGGCTTTGGAAGGTGTGGAAGGTGCACCGTTTTCAAGCCGTCTTGAACATTGTGGTGGGAATATTACTCGTCGTCCTTGACTTAGCCTTCGTTTGGGCAACAAAGAATTCTATTGACACTGCCACCGGACAGTCCCAGACATTTTCGCTGACATTTTCATTCATCTTACTCGGCATTATTGTCGTCCTGCAAATAGCGCTTTCATTAGCATCAAGGTGGATCAGGGCACTCCTTGGAGTAAAGGCGCAAAACAGAATGCGCAGATATATTTTCAGCCATCTGCTTGAAAGTGAGTGGATGAAGGCTAAAAAATATCATACAGGAGACCTTCTTAACAGGATAGAACAAGATGTCACAAACGTCATTACATTCCTTACAGAAAACCTGCCTTCACTCTTAACCACCATCTTCCAATTTATTGGTGCTTTTGTATTCCTTTTCTGGATGGACCACAAACTTGCACTGATTATCGTTATGATTCTTCCTTTCTTTTTGATAATCAGTAAGTTGTATGTCAAAAAGATGCGGGTCTTGACACATCTGGTGAGAGATTCAGAAAGTAAGATTCAAAGTATCATACAAGAAAGTCTGCAACATTCTTTATTGCTTAAAACATTAAGCCGTAAAAACAGCATGATTGCAAAACTCTTTGGTGCACAGGAACAGTTGCAAGACGAAATAGTGACCAGAACCATTTATTCATCGGTTTCTTCTGGTGTCATGAACATAGGTTTCGCCACTGGCTATCTCGTTACATTCATCTGGGGAGTTTCCAGTCTCAGCGCTGGCGCCATAACGTATGGAGCATTGATTGCATTCATTCAACTCGTAAGTCAAATTCAAGGTCCTGTCAGGACTCTGACAAAGTTTATCCCTGTCTTTATCGGCTCATTCACAGCAACCGAGCGACTGATGGCAATGGACGAAATTCCTAAAGAGAAGAACAGCAAAGAAGAACCGCTTGATGCACCTCTTGGCATTTCTGTACGCAATGTAACGTTCAGATATGAACCTGATAGTAAGATAATTCTTGATAACCTAAGCCTGGAATTTTCTCCAGGCAGCATCACGGCAATAGTAGGAGAGACAGGAGCAGGAAAAACTACGCTAATTCGCCTCCTTCTTTCCGTCCTTCAGCCCACATCGGGTGAGGTGATAATAACCGATGCAGAACGTGGGGAACACGTTGTAACACCTGGCACACGAGTCAACTTTTCGTACGTACCACAAGGAAACACATTGTTAAGTGGCACAATAAGGGAAAATCTCTTGTTGGGTAACCCTAAAGCAAACGAAGACGACATGAGGGTTGCGCTCAGTATGGCTGCAGCAGACTTCGTTTTCAGTCGGGAAGAAGGGCTTGACGCCCGATGCGGTGAAGTCGGTGATGGCTTTTCTGAAGGTCAGGCGCAGAGAATAAGTATAGCGCGTGCCCTGCTGAAGGACAATCCCATCCTCCTCTTCGATGAGGCAACATCATCGCTTGATACCGAGACGGAGAAAAAAGTGATAAAAAACATTATTTCAGGAAAGAAAGGCCGAACGATGATATTCGTTACGCATAGACCGGAAATAATCAAGTATTGCACACAAACCATAGAACTCATAGAAAAAAACGAATTAAACAATAATAAATATGTACACTGTAAACGAACTCAATGA
- a CDS encoding NAD kinase — protein MKIAIFGNNFQIEKNQQVLQLIKSLKDHGFDICIERKFCEFIKQNFNADITECEPFEGNDFETDLAISVGGDGTFLTTAACVGDKGCPILGFNTGRLGFLADVTPDVIDQALDNVIEGNYIVEQHTVLKACIKYNSELQYCYALNEVALLKHDNSSTIDIKTFVDGELLTNYTADGLVVCTPTGSTGYSLSAGGPILVPQSKSFCLTAVAPHSISIRPVVLSDDVEIMLEVKSRSGKFMLAVDGRSSSFSDKTRISLCKAPHTIGVMKVQHKFYFDTLREKLMWGGGRNN, from the coding sequence ATGAAAATTGCAATATTTGGCAACAATTTCCAAATAGAAAAAAACCAGCAGGTTCTTCAACTGATTAAGTCATTGAAAGACCATGGGTTTGATATCTGCATAGAAAGAAAGTTCTGCGAGTTCATCAAGCAGAATTTCAATGCGGACATCACAGAATGTGAGCCATTCGAAGGCAATGATTTTGAAACAGACCTCGCTATCTCTGTCGGTGGCGACGGTACATTCCTTACGACTGCAGCATGTGTCGGTGATAAGGGATGCCCAATCCTTGGCTTTAATACCGGACGTCTCGGTTTCCTCGCTGATGTAACTCCCGATGTCATTGATCAGGCACTCGACAATGTGATAGAAGGAAACTATATAGTAGAACAGCATACTGTCTTAAAGGCTTGCATAAAGTATAACAGCGAGTTGCAATACTGTTATGCACTCAATGAAGTAGCGCTCCTTAAGCACGACAATTCTTCTACAATAGACATAAAAACATTTGTTGATGGCGAATTGCTGACTAATTATACCGCCGACGGTCTTGTGGTTTGCACACCGACCGGTTCTACAGGCTATTCTTTAAGTGCAGGCGGACCAATTCTCGTACCGCAAAGCAAGTCGTTCTGCCTGACGGCTGTCGCACCGCACAGCATCAGCATACGCCCCGTTGTTCTTAGCGACGATGTGGAAATTATGCTGGAGGTAAAAAGTCGTAGCGGCAAATTTATGCTCGCTGTAGATGGCAGGAGTAGCAGTTTTTCGGATAAAACCAGAATATCACTTTGTAAAGCACCTCACACCATAGGTGTAATGAAAGTGCAGCACAAGTTTTATTTTGATACACTCAGAGAGAAACTCATGTGGGGTGGGGGAAGAAACAATTGA